Genomic segment of Heliangelus exortis chromosome 7, bHelExo1.hap1, whole genome shotgun sequence:
ACATTAACTAGGGTATACCTTACTTTTCAGAGAATCTTTTTAAGATCTAACTAGAAATTGACAGAAACCAGAAATCAAATGACAATTTTAATAGACTTTAGAACAGAGTGTACGAGTATAAAACActggttttgtatttcaaaagttGCAGGAAGATAGCCAGTCATTTTAAACAGTCTTCTACAAAACATATGCCAGTAGATTACATAAAAGACACTATATACAAtataaaagagcagaaaacaatcctcactgtaaaaataatttaaaacaaagtatttcaatttaaaatatctCCTATAGCACAAACTAATACATCGTGACATGCAAGTGTAAACTAAACATATTGCATTCTTTAGTGTAGCCAAATAAGAGCTGCATTAAATTTGGACAATGAGACATGCCAGCATTTTCTGATGAGTACAGGAGGCtgttcttaaatatttattaaccAATGTATCTTATGTTCAAGGAACAGCTACTATACATCTTccaaaatgtaataaatattaaagcaaAGTATATGAATAATCTACATTGTAGAGTTCATTTGGGCCAATGTTGAAAATGTGGTTTatagaaaaatgctgtttcacTTACTACTGCACTGTGCAATTTTTACAGAATAGTTTTAAAGGCTTGGAAACAACCTGCACTTGAAGAGTAGCAACATCCAGTTTTAAGGCAGCCTAGCACTTGGATACACGATGCAATACTTTGCGtagctgctttgcttttaatatGCACGGGGGAGCTAGCaggcagaaaattattttcccaacCTGAGATACGACCTCGTACCAGCATGCTTCTGGGGTAGGTTACCAATCTGTGGTTTATCTGCCCTGTATTGTAAGCAGAGGCTCTCAACCTCTGAGTTAGTTTCTGCTTGTTTTGCTGCATCAAAAATAGAAGATCTTATCTTTTGGGGCCTTCTCACATGCTGGTAGAAACACTGTTCTGAACTCAGCCAAGCTTCCACATCAGAGCCGTGGCAGTTTatcaaatgctatttttaatgtaagCTGCACTATATTTGACTTTTGTATACAGATGGAAAACTTCTATCATGGGGGAtccattttgtttaaaataccaGTATTAAAAATGCTAAGGAGCCAATGTCAACATCGCTGCATGTCCACAGGAAGTATTAAACTCAGTTATCTAAGCATTTTCACAGCACTTCTTGAGACGTCTAAAAACCATAGGATTTCTCAAGTGCTCCTGTCTTGTTTCCATCTAACTATCTACTCACATTTAAGTATGTCTCAAACATACAAAGTAACTGTTAAAGCAAAAAATTAGCTGCCACAGTAGGTCTTAGAAAATGCCAGTGTTTAATGACAGACTAGGCAAGAATTAAAGGTTTAGCAGAGGCATaagaagtttttaaataaatcaaacttGTTACAAAGCAAGAGGTGTGAAAATACCATTCTTTGGTCTAAATTAGCTGTTCCCTTTACATTAGTTTAACATTCCAATGgctttttcaaaactgtttaaaaataatataagcTGAAATTCATTAAgcaaaaatatgtattatatacATGGTTGCCTGATCAGACAGATGAACTTAAAAGTGAACATAGTGACGATTGTTTAGATATTCCTagtaccttaaaaaaaaaagttagtgtTGAGTGCGCAGTAATagaattttattgaaaaaggtaaaaaactAAGCatgaaaatctgttttagtTGTTTATAAACACTACATCCTTATGGTTTTGTTGCTCTAAATTCAGATGTAAACATTCATTCTGACATGCCAAAGCTCCTAATGCTGGTGGAGAGTTCCTGTAACCCGTCAGTCATCACTTCACAACTTGCTGCTTGAATGGTCAGTCCCTGCAGCTTCATTTGGATAAGCTGATTCATCAGCTGCAGATTCATCCAGTTCAACTCCATCTTCCCCAAATCCAGGTTCCTCTTCCCTCTCAGGAGCATCCTCATCCTCTATGCCATTGTAGAACTCTTCTATCTCGCTCTCATCCTCCACATCTAAGCTCTGGCTGTGACAGGAACCactttcactgctgctgccacaggagCTTGAAGATATTATGTCATCTTCAGAATCTGAGTACACCTCAGCACCGTGGAAAATATAGCGATTTGGTGGTAAAAATAGATACTGAGTAcctgaaacagaattttaaaagtcagtaaaagattaaaattaattattaatgtAAGATCTTGCAGACTTCTGGTTAGAAGGTACCTgcaatatgtatttttaatggtgAAACGAAACTGACAAATAAGATGACATTAGAAACACGTCGATTGCAGTGTGTCATGAAGAACTGCACATAAATGCTTCACTGGAAAGCTCAGCattccttcttcccccccttttgATACAGAAGAGCATTTTAACCTTAATGTTTAGCAGCTTTTATTCATTGGCATATTTACTCACAGCAAGATTTCCATTGTAATAGAACTGGAACAGAGTATTGAAAAAAACAGCCTTGTTTTAGAAAGTTGCAATGTGATACCTGTTTTTTCATCCACACTGATTTTCTAGTGTGATAACATCAGGTAGGAGCCTGCATACTGGGAGGGTCTTCGGATAGTCTAAAGTTTCCTTTGAAATGTGTGCAGCCCCAGATGAGAAATTTGCTTCTCAACTCCTCTCGTGTTTTATCACTGAGGTCTACAAGAGGGCTGTCCTACCAAATTATGACCCATTGTGACCAAATTATGACCTGAGGatcaaactgatttttctgaaaattaatttgaaagtgTTGGAAATTGATTTATTTCCTTATACTTACATTCAACCTTCTAAACTTTGACTATTTTGTGGAATATGTAATCATTGATTATAAAAAAACCTATTATGAATTTTAGAAACTTTTCCTGTCGGTTTTTCCATGATGAGTTATGTGGGCACCTGTCTGGAAAAAATAACTGCCAAAACCCACCGAATTCCTCAACAGTAACTTATTTATCCCTCTAAAGTAAGTCTAGAATAAACAtcttgttgaaaaaaaaaatgcaaaatattgaAATTATGTAACACTTACCATCCAGCCTTTTGCTAATCTGTTCCTTTGCAGCTCTATTTACCCAGCCCTTcttcaatatttcatttttttctttattttctccattgTTAGATCCATTTTCCTTCATTGTTTCAGAGTTCAGTGATTCACCAGTAGGATTTTCAGGGTTTTCTGATGATGTCTGTGTGTCCTGAAGCTTTTCCTCTGTGCAGGTCCCCTTAGTTTCTGAGGCAGGACCACAGTTTTCCACCTTACATTCAGCTGGGTGTTCTGAAGACACCACCAAAGTCTCTGGTGGAGTCATTCTTTCTGGTGAACTAGAgtcttctgaaatgtttaaagGGGTAGGTGGTAGCTCAGATGAGTGCATTTCGAGCTCCTTGTGCGTTCGTGGAggcttttctgttatttctgaaaGTCTTACTGAGTTGTAGCAAAGTTTTGTATATTCACTACCTAGCCTTTGACATAATTCATTAATAATAACATCACAGTCTCCAAGAAGCTCCACGTCAAAATGTAGATGAGGCAAAGGTTCCCTATTAATTAAGATCTGAGGCACTTCATGGGGTATGGAACCTATATACAGAAAAGAGGACTTTAAGGTAGTCACTTCAGTTTCAGTTTCAGCAGTTATCTACTAGAAAAGCTTGATCCCTCAGACCTCTCTTCATATGTTCATTTGCAACAAGACCAAAACAGATCAGGAAGAAGCCAAGCAAATCTCAAATTTAACAACAACAGTTTGAGGTGCTATGGCTACTGGAGCCTACCTAGATTTTTTCCcgtttttttttcacagttaaaaGTGTTACTCTATCACTGAGAAACACATACACAGAAATATTGACTACAGCAATGTTTGGTCAAGTGTTTAGAATATTATTTAAACTATTACTGCACTGTCCTAGAAGATTCCTGTTGATTTTGTGCACTCCATTTTATATCCTTAAGTGCACAAGAATAATACACTGCTGGTAAATGCCATCCTATTAATGAGGCCAAAGTATTTCCCGTTACCATCTACACTGTACAGGGCTGCTCAACCCATTTCTGACATTCAGGCTTCCAAAACTCACTTGTTTGGTAACCTAGCATTGTTTCCTTAGATAATCACCTCATGAAATCCAACTCTAGGCCACAGAGAGCAGTGGATCTTTATTTTCCAGTCCTTTTGCATCTCCCATCAGCC
This window contains:
- the SIRT1 gene encoding NAD-dependent protein deacetylase sirtuin-1 isoform X2 produces the protein MLGTDPRTILKDLLPETIPPPELDDMTLWQIVINILSEPPKRKKRKDINTIDDAVKLLQECKKIMVLTGAGVSVSCGIPDFRSRDGIYARLAVDFPDLPDPQAMFDIEYFRKDPRPFFKFAKEIYPGQFQPSLCHKFIALMDKEGKLLRNYTQNIDTLEQVAGIQRIIQCHGSFATASCLICKYKVDCEVVRRDIFNQVVPRCPRCPPDQPLAIMKPDIVFFGENLPEQFHRAMKYDKNEVDLLIVIGSSLKVRPVALIPSSIPHEVPQILINREPLPHLHFDVELLGDCDVIINELCQRLGSEYTKLCYNSVRLSEITEKPPRTHKELEMHSSELPPTPLNISEDSSSPERMTPPETLVVSSEHPAECKVENCGPASETKGTCTEEKLQDTQTSSENPENPTGESLNSETMKENGSNNGENKEKNEILKKGWVNRAAKEQISKRLDGTQYLFLPPNRYIFHGAEVYSDSEDDIISSSSCGSSSESGSCHSQSLDVEDESEIEEFYNGIEDEDAPEREEEPGFGEDGVELDESAADESAYPNEAAGTDHSSSKL
- the SIRT1 gene encoding NAD-dependent protein deacetylase sirtuin-1 isoform X3, producing MQVSVSCGIPDFRSRDGIYARLAVDFPDLPDPQAMFDIEYFRKDPRPFFKFAKEIYPGQFQPSLCHKFIALMDKEGKLLRNYTQNIDTLEQVAGIQRIIQCHGSFATASCLICKYKVDCEVVRRDIFNQVVPRCPRCPPDQPLAIMKPDIVFFGENLPEQFHRAMKYDKNEVDLLIVIGSSLKVRPVALIPSSIPHEVPQILINREPLPHLHFDVELLGDCDVIINELCQRLGSEYTKLCYNSVRLSEITEKPPRTHKELEMHSSELPPTPLNISEDSSSPERMTPPETLVVSSEHPAECKVENCGPASETKGTCTEEKLQDTQTSSENPENPTGESLNSETMKENGSNNGENKEKNEILKKGWVNRAAKEQISKRLDGTQYLFLPPNRYIFHGAEVYSDSEDDIISSSSCGSSSESGSCHSQSLDVEDESEIEEFYNGIEDEDAPEREEEPGFGEDGVELDESAADESAYPNEAAGTDHSSSKL